Below is a window of Vicinamibacterales bacterium DNA.
CAACATGTACAGCAGCGCGGAGTGGTCGGTCACACCGCGCCCGATCTACCGCGCCGACGGCTTGAAGGTGGTGGACATCTACACCAACCCTGCCGAGGTCCGCGACCGCATCGTGGCCGAGCACGGCACCTTTCCGTTCTTCAACTTCTGGGGACCGACCGCCGACCTCCGATCGAGCCAGTGGATCGCCGAGGCGTCGATGTCGGTGGACCAGTGGTTCTCGCCGACGCTGCTGCTCGTCTACCTGCCGCACCTGGACTACAACCTGCAGCGGCTCGGGCCTGACGACCCACGCATCCGCGAGGATGTCCGGGCGATCGACCAGGTCTGCGGGCAGCTGATCGCGCATTGCCGCGAGCGCGGCCGCCGGGTCATCGTGCTGTCGGAGTACGGCCTGGTGCCGGTGACCGGCGCCGTGCACATCAATCGCGTGCTCCGTGAGGCCGGCCTGCTGGCGGTGCGCGACGAGCTGGGCACGGACACGCTGGACGCCGGGGCCAGCGAGGCGTTTGCGGTCGCCGACCACCAGATCGCGCACGTCTACGTTCGCAACCCGGCGCGCATTCCGGAGGTGGCGGCGCTGCTGCGGGCGACGCCCGGCATCGATCTCGTGCTCGATCGCCGTGAGCAACACGAGTTCGGGATCGATCACGAGCGCGCCGGCGAGCTGGTGGCCATCTCCGCGCGCGATCGCTGGTTCACCTACTACTTCTGGATCGACGACCGGCTGGCGCCGGACTTCGCCCGCACCGTCGACATCCACCGCAAGCCGGGCTACGACCCGGCCGAGCTGTTCGTGGATCCGGCGCTGGCGCTGCCGAAGCTGGCCGTCGCCGCCACCCTGGCCAGGAAGGCGCTCGGCTTCCGCTACCTGATGAAGGTGATTCCGCTGGACGCGTCGCTCGTGCGCGGGTCGCACGGGCGCGTGACGGAGTCGCTGGATGACGGGCCGCTGATGATCTCGTCACGACGTGACGGCATTCGAGAAGACGTCGTGGAATCAACGTCGGTGCGCGACGTGATTCTCGGCCATCTCTTTGACTGACAGCCGCAGCTGGGCCACCGAGCTTGGCAGCCACAGATTAGTCACCGATTTTCCCGATAGCTTGGCTTCCCGATCTGTCCAAAGTCTGTGTCTAATCTGCGTCTAATCTGTGGCTGTGATCTGTGGCCTAGGTCCCCGGCACGGCGCGCTGGAACATCAGCGTGAGAGGGAAGCCCGCGGCTGCGGCCAGGGCGAGTACTGGTGCTCCCACAATCACGAGCATCGCCGCATCAACCAGGCAGATCCCGGCCAGCATCCACGGCACGGCGTGGCCGAGGCCGGCGTGCTTCGCCACCCACGTCAGCGCGATCACGTAGCCCCACATCACCACGCCCGCGATCACGACCGGACTGCCGACCACGCCCACCGCCGCCGCGGCCGCCACGCCGTAGACCAGCCCGCGGCACAGCCCCATCACGACCGGCCCGAACGACTGCCCCTTGTGCTTGTAGTCGTAGAAGGTGATGGCCGCCGCCAGCGCCAGCCCCCACGCCAGGGCCGGCTGCGGGTGCGGGCTCCACAGCAACAATCCCTCGCCGGCGGCGATCAACGCCCCTCCGGCGATGAAGGCTTCCGCGCGCGAGACATCACCGGCCGGAATCGGCCGGTCGGCGCGCATCCGCGCGTCGAACTCCGCGTCGAAGGCGTCGTTCAGGAACATGCCGCCCATGTAGAACAGCGACACCGCGGCGATCGCGGGCATCACCAGGCCGAGCGGCGCGCCCGCCACGATCACGGCCGCGAGCACGTTGGTCCACACCGTCGGCAGGTTGGAGATCCGGGCAAGCAGCAGGTAGGCGCGAGCACGCCTTCGCCCCGGGGCTACGGCGGCGCCAGCCCTGGATCGGCGCGGCATCAGGCCTCGAGCCTCGCGCGCGCCCAGGCCAGCTCCCGCGCAATCGCGGCGTTCATGTCCACCGTACGGTACTCGGCCGGCAGTACGTCCCACGTGTAGGTCTCGACTTCGAGGCACGTCGAGCCGGGCATCTGCTTCACGAGCTCGAGCACGGATTCGAGATACGGCTGCGTGGTGTCGAGGTCGCCCATGCGAGCGAGGAAGATCGGCACGTGGAAATGGACGCGCCATTCCCGCCCACGGTGTTGGTCACCGGCCGACAACGCGTCGGGCAGGTCGGTGAACCGGTCGAGGTGCCCGTGCGAGCACTGCACCACCTGGTGTAGGTAGGTGTCTTCGGCAAACCGCGACAGCGCCGCGCGCCCGCGTGACCCTGGTGCGGGATCGGTGACGCGCAGCGCCGAGCTGATCTGGAACTTCGGCACGCGGATGCCGGCGGCGGCCAGGCTCGCCAGCGCCGCCGCCGGATCCTCGAACTCCACCGCCATGTGGCAGGCGTCAAAGCACACGCCGAGGTGACGGCGCATGTCGTCGGCCGTCACTGCGCAGCCACGCCGCCGCGCAAACGACGCCACCGCCGCATCGTCGACCAGATAGCGCGTGAAGAAGTCCACGGCTTCCGCCGTGGTCTCGATGAAGCACGCCGGCTCCGGCTCCACGGCGAGCGCGATGGTGATGCCGGTCTCCCCGCGCAGCCGGACCAGGTGCGCCGCGTGCTCGAGCATGCCGTCGGCAATGGCGTCGGCGTCGCCGGCCGAGTGCAGATGGCCCTTGAAGGCGCCGGGCACGGTGCTGACGCTGCCCTCTTCGCCCGGACGGCTGGACATCAGCGCCGCCAGCAGCGAGGCCAGGCGGTTCGTGTAGGCGACCCGCGCGGGATCGCGCCAGTCCGGCAGGTAGACCTGCTCCTTGACGCGCTGGCCGTGAAACGCGCCGTAGGGAAAGCCGTTGATGGTGGGAACGTAGTAATCCCCGGCCTCGAGGAACGCGCGAAACTCCGCGAGCGCGGCGGGCTGCTCGAGCGCCTCGGCGGCCCTCGCCGACAGGCGCAGGCCGATCGCAAACGGGCCGCCCACGCCGAGGTGCCCACGGATGGCCGGCAGCGAGGCCCGCAGCGCGCGATCCACGTCCGCCCATGCCTCGCCGGCGTGAATGTTGGAACAGTAGGTGAGGTGAAAGCGGTCGCCGACCTTCATCGGCCGACGTTGGCCGGGCGCATCGCCGACAGTTCCTCGATCGACGCGACCACCTCCGCTGCATTCATGTCAGTGACTTCGAAGCCGTCGCCAATGCTGCGCAGCAACGTGATGTGCAGCTCGCCGCCAAGGTGCTCGCGGAACTCACGGAGGCCCGACAGCAGCGACAGCCGGCCGTCCTGATCGCGCTGCTCCAGCGCGTCATCCCACAACTGGAAGCCGATCGCCTCGAGCACCGTCGTGACGCGGGTGGCGGCGGCGCGATCGAGGTAGCCCATGCGGACCGAATAGGTGAGGTCCAGCGCGATGCCGATGGCCACCGCTTCGCCATGGCGCAGGCGATGGCCGGTGATGCCCTCGAGCTTGTGCGCGGCCCAGTGGCCGAAGTCCAGGGGCCGGGCGCTGCCCAGCTCGAACGGATCGCCGTTGCCGCAAATGTGATGCAGGTGCAGTTCAGCGGAGCGGCGGATGACGCGGGCGAGGATGGCGCTGTCGGCGGCGACCTGCGTCGCGTTGGCTTCGATATCGTCGAAGAACGGCGCGTCTTTCAACACCGCGACCTTGACGACCTCGGCGATGCCCGAAATGCGGTCGCGGCGGTCGAGCGACTCGAGAAACTCGAAGTCGTTGATCACGGCGAACGGCGGCACGAAGGTGCCGATGAAGTTCTTCTTGCCGAACAGGTTGACGCTGTTCTTGACGCCGACGCCCGAGTCGGCCTGCGACAGCACGGTCGTCGGCACCCGCACCACCCGGATGCCGCGGTGGGCAATAGCGGCGGCGAACGACGCCGTGTCGAGCACCGCACCGCCGCCGACCACCGCCACGAACGACTGGCGGTCGAGGCCCACGTCGTTGATCTTCTGGAGCAGGGCCAGCGGATGCGCGAGGTCGTTCTTCACCGCCTCCCCGCCGGGGACGATGACCGGCGCCGCGGCCAGTTCGAGGTCGTGCGCGGCCGCGTAGCGCGCGATGCCGTCCACCAGCGCCGGATTGGTGGCCGCCACCCGCGCGTCCACGACCGCGAGCAGGCGATGCCGCCGGGCCGGCTCGAGCCGGCGGACGATGCCGGCCAGCAGCGGATTGTCTGGCGCGAACACACCACGGGTGAAGTGAAGGGGAAACGCAAACGGGACCGAGAATCCGTATTCCATTCGCTTGCCTAGAACCGCGCCCGCAAGCGGGCGAGCACGTTGAGGCCGGGCTCGTCCACGCCGGAGCCGTGCAGCCGATAGTTCCGGTCGGCGAGGTTCTCGCCGATGATCGTCAGCTCCAGGAACGAACCAATCGGGAAGCCGGCCCGCGCCCCGAACACCACGAAGCCCGGCGTCGCGGTGAACATCGGGACCACCGCCGACGTGCCCAGGACGCGCGCCTGGACCTGGGCCAGCGTTTCGCCGGTGGCCACCAGCCGGCCATCGCGAACCAGGCCGCGATCGGTGGCGGTGCCCGAGAAGTACGAGGCGATCGACGCCGCCGTGCGCGTGGCGCCGATGCGGGCGTCACCGAGATCGCCGTCGGTCAGCCGATCCTGGTGCGACGCCGCGAGCACCGTGCCTTCGAGCCACCACCGCGCCGACGGCGGCTGCCAGGTCAGCGACGCGCCGCCCGTGGCCGGGGGCATGCGGCGGCGTGGCGTGTTGAGGTCGAGCTCGGTGCCGTTGGCCA
It encodes the following:
- the eboE gene encoding metabolite traffic protein EboE — encoded protein: MKVGDRFHLTYCSNIHAGEAWADVDRALRASLPAIRGHLGVGGPFAIGLRLSARAAEALEQPAALAEFRAFLEAGDYYVPTINGFPYGAFHGQRVKEQVYLPDWRDPARVAYTNRLASLLAALMSSRPGEEGSVSTVPGAFKGHLHSAGDADAIADGMLEHAAHLVRLRGETGITIALAVEPEPACFIETTAEAVDFFTRYLVDDAAVASFARRRGCAVTADDMRRHLGVCFDACHMAVEFEDPAAALASLAAAGIRVPKFQISSALRVTDPAPGSRGRAALSRFAEDTYLHQVVQCSHGHLDRFTDLPDALSAGDQHRGREWRVHFHVPIFLARMGDLDTTQPYLESVLELVKQMPGSTCLEVETYTWDVLPAEYRTVDMNAAIARELAWARARLEA
- a CDS encoding nucleotide pyrophosphatase/phosphodiesterase family protein; translated protein: MTPTAVLNVVGLTRALMGPDTPHLNALASDGAMAPIRAITPAVTCSAQSTFLTGLLPRDHGIVGNGWYFRDLAQVMLWKQANQLVQGEKVWETARRRDPSCTTAKMFWWYNMYSSAEWSVTPRPIYRADGLKVVDIYTNPAEVRDRIVAEHGTFPFFNFWGPTADLRSSQWIAEASMSVDQWFSPTLLLVYLPHLDYNLQRLGPDDPRIREDVRAIDQVCGQLIAHCRERGRRVIVLSEYGLVPVTGAVHINRVLREAGLLAVRDELGTDTLDAGASEAFAVADHQIAHVYVRNPARIPEVAALLRATPGIDLVLDRREQHEFGIDHERAGELVAISARDRWFTYYFWIDDRLAPDFARTVDIHRKPGYDPAELFVDPALALPKLAVAATLARKALGFRYLMKVIPLDASLVRGSHGRVTESLDDGPLMISSRRDGIREDVVESTSVRDVILGHLFD
- a CDS encoding UbiA family prenyltransferase, with the protein product MPRRSRAGAAVAPGRRRARAYLLLARISNLPTVWTNVLAAVIVAGAPLGLVMPAIAAVSLFYMGGMFLNDAFDAEFDARMRADRPIPAGDVSRAEAFIAGGALIAAGEGLLLWSPHPQPALAWGLALAAAITFYDYKHKGQSFGPVVMGLCRGLVYGVAAAAAVGVVGSPVVIAGVVMWGYVIALTWVAKHAGLGHAVPWMLAGICLVDAAMLVIVGAPVLALAAAAGFPLTLMFQRAVPGT
- a CDS encoding 3-dehydroquinate synthase, producing the protein MEYGFSVPFAFPLHFTRGVFAPDNPLLAGIVRRLEPARRHRLLAVVDARVAATNPALVDGIARYAAAHDLELAAAPVIVPGGEAVKNDLAHPLALLQKINDVGLDRQSFVAVVGGGAVLDTASFAAAIAHRGIRVVRVPTTVLSQADSGVGVKNSVNLFGKKNFIGTFVPPFAVINDFEFLESLDRRDRISGIAEVVKVAVLKDAPFFDDIEANATQVAADSAILARVIRRSAELHLHHICGNGDPFELGSARPLDFGHWAAHKLEGITGHRLRHGEAVAIGIALDLTYSVRMGYLDRAAATRVTTVLEAIGFQLWDDALEQRDQDGRLSLLSGLREFREHLGGELHITLLRSIGDGFEVTDMNAAEVVASIEELSAMRPANVGR